From the genome of Glycine max cultivar Williams 82 chromosome 2, Glycine_max_v4.0, whole genome shotgun sequence, one region includes:
- the LOC100787694 gene encoding sulfate transporter 3.1 isoform X2 codes for MGSVDYEYPLGMNNFERVHQVEVPPPQPFFKSLKYSLKETFFPDDPLRQFKNKPASKKFMLGLQFFFPIFEWAPKYTFQFLKADLIAGITIASLAIPQGISYAKLANLPPILGLYSSFIPPLIYAMMGSSRDLAVGTVAVGSLLMGSMLSNAVDPNEDPKLYLHLAFTATLFAGVFQAALGLFRLGLIVDFLSHATIIGFMGGAATVVCLQQLKSILGLEHFTHGADIISVMRSVFTQTHESKKRPRFFWVSAMAPLTSVILGSLLVYFTHAEKHGVEVIGELKKGLNPPSLTNLVFVSPYMTTAVKTGIVVGIISLAEGIAVGRSFAMYKNYNIDGNKEMIAIGTMNVVGSFTSCYLTTGPFSRSAVNYNAGCKTAASNIIMSLAVMLTLLFLTPLFHYTPLVVLSAIIVSAMLGLIDYEAAIHLFKVDKFDFVVCMSAYIGVVFGSVEIGLVIAIVISVLRVLLFIARPRTFVLGNIPNSVIYRNVEHYQNAKHVPGMLILEIDAPIYFANASYLRERITRWIDEEEERIKATGETSLQYVIIDMSAVGNIDTSGISMLEEVKKITERRELQLVLVNPVSEVMKKLNKSKFQNHLGKKWIYLTVEEAVGACNFNLRASKTNPKKDETEGWNNV; via the exons ATGGGGAGTGTAGATTATGAGTACCCTTTGGGCATGAACAACTTTGAGAGAGTGCACCAAGTCGAGGTTCCACCGCCACAGCCGTTTTTCAAGTCTCTAAAGTACTCTTTGAAGGAGACTTTCTTCCCTGATGACCCTTTGAGGCAGTTCAAGAACAAGCCAGCTTCCAAGAAGTTCATGCTTGGCCTTCAGTTCTTCTTCCCCATTTTCGAATGGGCTCCCAAATACACCTTTCAGTTCTTGAAAGCTGACCTCATAGCTGGCATCACCATCGCTAGCTTGGCCATTCCTCAGGGCATCAGTTATGCCAAGCTCGCCAACCTCCCTCCAATTCTTGGACTAT ATTCGAGCTTTATACCACCATTGATTTATGCGATGATGGGTAGCTCGAGGGATTTGGCAGTGGGGACTGTGGCGGTTGGATCGcttctgatgggttcgatgttGAGTAATGCCGTTGATCCCAATGAAGACCCAAAGCTTTACCTCCACCTGGCTTTCACAGCTACATTATTTGCTGGTGTTTTTCAGGCTGCCTTGGGTCTGTTTAG GTTGGGGTTGATCGTGGATTTTCTGTCACATGCAACCATAATAGGGTTCATGGGAGGAGCAGCCACGGTGGTGTGTCTGCAGCAACTAAAATCGATTCTTGGCCTTGAGCATTTCACCCATGGAGCTGATATCATATCAGTGATGCGCTCTGTTTTCACCCAAACTCATGAG AGCAAAAAACGACCAAGGTTTTTTTGGGTGTCAGCAATGGCGCCATTGACGTCCGTTATATTGGGAAGTCTCTTGGTTTATTTCACTCACGCCGAGAAGCACGGTGTTGAAGTG ATAGGAGAACTGAAGAAGGGTTTGAATCCACCATCACTCACAAATCTGGTATTTGTGTCGCCTTACATGACTACAGCTGTCAAAACTGGCATTGTCGTTGGCATCATATCACTTGCG GAAGGAATAGCAGTAGGAAGAAGCTTTGCAatgtataaaaattacaatattgaTGGCAACAAAGAGATGATAGCTATTGGGACCATGAACGTAGTTGGTTCTTTCACCTCTTGCTACCTCACAACAG GACCATTTTCGCGTTCGGCTGTGAACTATAACGCTGGATGCAAGACAGCAGCTTCCAACATTATAATGTCACTTGCAGTAATGTTGACATTGTTATTCCTGACACCCTTGTTCCATTACACTCCCCTGGTGGTGCTATCAGCTATTATCGTATCTGCAATGCTTGGACTCATAGATTATGAAGCAGCCATCCATCTATTTAAGGTTGACAAATTTGACTTTGTGGTGTGCATGAGTGCATACATTGGCGTGGTCTTTGGCAGTGTTGAAATTGGCTTAGTCATAGCT ATTGTAATATCTGTACTTCGGGTACTTCTATTTATTGCAAGGCCAAGGACATTCGTTTTGGGCAACATTCCAAATTCTGTGATATACCGAAATGTTGAGCACTATCAAAATGCAAAACATGTTCCTGGAATGCTAATTCTAGAGATTGATGCACCAATTTACTTTGCCAATGCCAGCTATTTAAGAGAAAG GATCACAAGGTGgattgatgaagaagaagaaagaattaaAGCTACAGGGGAGACTAGTTTGCAGTATGTTATAATTGATATGAGTG CTGTTGGAAACATTGATACAAGTGGAATAAGTATGCTTGAAGAGGTGAAGAAGATTACAGAGAGAAGAGAGCTACAG CTTGTTTTGGTCAATCCTGTAAGTGAAGTGATGAAGAAACTGAACAAATCGAAGTTCCAAAATCATTTAGGGAAGAAATGGATCTATCTGACTGTTGAAGAGGCCGTTGGAGCATGCAACTTCAATCTACGTGCAAGCAAAACGAACCCAAAGAAAGATGAAACAGAGGGTTGGAACAATGTGTGA
- the LOC100787694 gene encoding sulfate transporter 3.1 isoform X1, with amino-acid sequence MGSVDYEYPLGMNNFERVHQVEVPPPQPFFKSLKYSLKETFFPDDPLRQFKNKPASKKFMLGLQFFFPIFEWAPKYTFQFLKADLIAGITIASLAIPQGISYAKLANLPPILGLYSSFIPPLIYAMMGSSRDLAVGTVAVGSLLMGSMLSNAVDPNEDPKLYLHLAFTATLFAGVFQAALGLFRLGLIVDFLSHATIIGFMGGAATVVCLQQLKSILGLEHFTHGADIISVMRSVFTQTHEWRWESAVLGCVFIFFLLSTRYFSKKRPRFFWVSAMAPLTSVILGSLLVYFTHAEKHGVEVIGELKKGLNPPSLTNLVFVSPYMTTAVKTGIVVGIISLAEGIAVGRSFAMYKNYNIDGNKEMIAIGTMNVVGSFTSCYLTTGPFSRSAVNYNAGCKTAASNIIMSLAVMLTLLFLTPLFHYTPLVVLSAIIVSAMLGLIDYEAAIHLFKVDKFDFVVCMSAYIGVVFGSVEIGLVIAIVISVLRVLLFIARPRTFVLGNIPNSVIYRNVEHYQNAKHVPGMLILEIDAPIYFANASYLRERITRWIDEEEERIKATGETSLQYVIIDMSAVGNIDTSGISMLEEVKKITERRELQLVLVNPVSEVMKKLNKSKFQNHLGKKWIYLTVEEAVGACNFNLRASKTNPKKDETEGWNNV; translated from the exons ATGGGGAGTGTAGATTATGAGTACCCTTTGGGCATGAACAACTTTGAGAGAGTGCACCAAGTCGAGGTTCCACCGCCACAGCCGTTTTTCAAGTCTCTAAAGTACTCTTTGAAGGAGACTTTCTTCCCTGATGACCCTTTGAGGCAGTTCAAGAACAAGCCAGCTTCCAAGAAGTTCATGCTTGGCCTTCAGTTCTTCTTCCCCATTTTCGAATGGGCTCCCAAATACACCTTTCAGTTCTTGAAAGCTGACCTCATAGCTGGCATCACCATCGCTAGCTTGGCCATTCCTCAGGGCATCAGTTATGCCAAGCTCGCCAACCTCCCTCCAATTCTTGGACTAT ATTCGAGCTTTATACCACCATTGATTTATGCGATGATGGGTAGCTCGAGGGATTTGGCAGTGGGGACTGTGGCGGTTGGATCGcttctgatgggttcgatgttGAGTAATGCCGTTGATCCCAATGAAGACCCAAAGCTTTACCTCCACCTGGCTTTCACAGCTACATTATTTGCTGGTGTTTTTCAGGCTGCCTTGGGTCTGTTTAG GTTGGGGTTGATCGTGGATTTTCTGTCACATGCAACCATAATAGGGTTCATGGGAGGAGCAGCCACGGTGGTGTGTCTGCAGCAACTAAAATCGATTCTTGGCCTTGAGCATTTCACCCATGGAGCTGATATCATATCAGTGATGCGCTCTGTTTTCACCCAAACTCATGAG TGGAGGTGGGAAAGTGCTGTGTTAGGATGTgtcttcattttcttcctccTTAGCACAAGATACTTC AGCAAAAAACGACCAAGGTTTTTTTGGGTGTCAGCAATGGCGCCATTGACGTCCGTTATATTGGGAAGTCTCTTGGTTTATTTCACTCACGCCGAGAAGCACGGTGTTGAAGTG ATAGGAGAACTGAAGAAGGGTTTGAATCCACCATCACTCACAAATCTGGTATTTGTGTCGCCTTACATGACTACAGCTGTCAAAACTGGCATTGTCGTTGGCATCATATCACTTGCG GAAGGAATAGCAGTAGGAAGAAGCTTTGCAatgtataaaaattacaatattgaTGGCAACAAAGAGATGATAGCTATTGGGACCATGAACGTAGTTGGTTCTTTCACCTCTTGCTACCTCACAACAG GACCATTTTCGCGTTCGGCTGTGAACTATAACGCTGGATGCAAGACAGCAGCTTCCAACATTATAATGTCACTTGCAGTAATGTTGACATTGTTATTCCTGACACCCTTGTTCCATTACACTCCCCTGGTGGTGCTATCAGCTATTATCGTATCTGCAATGCTTGGACTCATAGATTATGAAGCAGCCATCCATCTATTTAAGGTTGACAAATTTGACTTTGTGGTGTGCATGAGTGCATACATTGGCGTGGTCTTTGGCAGTGTTGAAATTGGCTTAGTCATAGCT ATTGTAATATCTGTACTTCGGGTACTTCTATTTATTGCAAGGCCAAGGACATTCGTTTTGGGCAACATTCCAAATTCTGTGATATACCGAAATGTTGAGCACTATCAAAATGCAAAACATGTTCCTGGAATGCTAATTCTAGAGATTGATGCACCAATTTACTTTGCCAATGCCAGCTATTTAAGAGAAAG GATCACAAGGTGgattgatgaagaagaagaaagaattaaAGCTACAGGGGAGACTAGTTTGCAGTATGTTATAATTGATATGAGTG CTGTTGGAAACATTGATACAAGTGGAATAAGTATGCTTGAAGAGGTGAAGAAGATTACAGAGAGAAGAGAGCTACAG CTTGTTTTGGTCAATCCTGTAAGTGAAGTGATGAAGAAACTGAACAAATCGAAGTTCCAAAATCATTTAGGGAAGAAATGGATCTATCTGACTGTTGAAGAGGCCGTTGGAGCATGCAACTTCAATCTACGTGCAAGCAAAACGAACCCAAAGAAAGATGAAACAGAGGGTTGGAACAATGTGTGA
- the LOC100782563 gene encoding protein NETWORKED 1D — MATKSQANSRRMYSWWWDSHISPKNSKWLQENLTDMDAKVKQMIKLIEEDADSFARRAEMYYKKRPELMKMVEEFYRAYRALAERYDHATGVIRHAHKTMAEAFPNQVPMMLTDDLPAISPTETEPHTPEMRHPSRAFLDPDEPQKDASAHFHAIKRNGGYTGEPDSPLNKTGLKQLNDLYIPGEQENLPKFARRGLNFFETQEESNEQNSGSNNTLSESECVTKAETEILALKKAIAKLEDEKEAGLLQYQQSLEKMSNLKLEVSTAQENSRRLDERASKAEAEVQALKEAQIKLQAESEASLLQYQECLEKISNLEKNISSLQKEAGELNERATKAETETESLKQELARVEAEKEATLVQYNQCLETISKLEERIKEAEENARRIKEHADIAEKEIEALELQVTKLNEEKEDAALHYQQCMEIISSLEYKLSCAEEEVHRLNSKIVDGVEKLQSSEQKCLLLETSNHTLQSELQSLAQKVGSQSEELNEKQQELGRLWGCIQEERLRFIEAETAFQTLQQLHSQSQEELRSLASELNSKVEILGNVESRKQALEDEVHRVSEENKILNEVKISSSLSIKNLQDEILNLRETIEKVEQEVELRIDERNALQQEIYCLKEELNDVNKKHEAMIEEVRSTDLDPQCFGSSVKKLQDENLKLKETCEADKGEKEALLVKLETMEKLLEKNTVLENSLSDLNAELDSVRGKVNVLEETCQSLLVEKSNLAAEKATLFSQLQSTTEKLEKLSEKSNLLENSLFDVNAELEGLRVKSKVLEDTCRSLDHEKSSICQEKETLVSQLNITHQTLKDLEKLHSELELKHLELKGERESALQKVEELLVSLYSEREENSRVLKLNEDELAEKELQILILQEDANCKKKEYEEELDRAIHAQLEIFILQKCIDDLEKKNLSLLVECQRLLEASKMSDKMISKLETENVQKQVDVNSLSEKIKILRIGLIQVLKTLDNNSGHFGEDMLEEDQMLLNHIYGKLQERQKSFDTIFNGSQQMAIENSILITFLEQLKLKVENLVTQRDTLDEEFNIQSKQFLALQIEVQKILQKNQELELTISKGEERMEVMTIETDNLRKQLSDLEKSHNNLQEDSCKILEEKKSLTRRFLDLGEEKSNLEEEICVMIHEAIAQSNLSLIYENIIFEKLMELKELGEDLDKHCSANNDLDERLRVMMCKLENAEMENSHLKESFVKSNVELHLVESINGQLSCQIRDEREMLHLKENELLEAAEMFHVLHTEKTELQRMVEDLKIKYDEARVMLEEQANQILKLSSDKDHQNEELLCLSEVNQKLESEMGYLRQELGETKLREKKLGDEVLKGTNEIEQWETQASTLFAELQISAVNETLFEGKVCELNEMFRVLHTEKTELQRMVEDLKTKYDEARVMLEEKASRILKLSSDKDRQNEELICLCEVNQKLESEIGYLRRELGDTKLREKKLGDEVLKGTNEIEQWETQASTLFAELQIFAVNETLFEGKVCELADACENLERRNYSKDMESEHLKERVSELEVENGRLCEQLIAYVPAVSALNDCITSLEMQTLAHEKPHDHEESKVNSLVNNECTENGQQTDEDRTVVAPDALPYFQDMQRRINAIAMAVKQLNESFKSKHVENMQASKHVTQADQARPDTPVTEIEVLPKDIMLDQISECSSYGISRRREILEADDQMLELWETADKDAAIGKQAEKTQKMVAEAAGNHQRGATMELRNKYPSTDSLVEKELSVDKLEVSRRLTLPREEGNQSKILERLDSDAQKLTNLQITVQDLMKKVEINERSTKGKGVEFDEVKGQLEAAQENITKLFDTNRKLMMNMEEGTLSSVGKDAAESGESGSVSRRRVSEQARRESEKIGQLHLEVQRLQFLLLKLGDGKEIKEKTKMTDRSPRVLLRDYIYGGMRTNNQKKKKKLPFCACVRPPTKGD, encoded by the exons ATGGCGACTAAGTCTCAAGCAAATTCCAGGAGAATGTATTCATGGTGGTGGGACAGCCACATAAGCcccaaaaattcaaaatggcTCCAGGAAAATCTCACAG ATATGGATGCCAAGGTGAAGCAAATGATTAAGCTTATTGAAGAAGATGCAGATTCCTTTGCCAGGAGAGCAgaaatgtattataaaaaacGCCCAGAGCTTATGAAAATGGTTGAAGAGTTTTACAGGGCATATCGGGCATTGGCTGAGAGATATGATCATGCAACTGGAGTGATCCGCCACGCCCATAAGACCATGGCTGAAGCATTTCCTAATCAAGTTCCTATGATGTTGACAGATGATTTACCTGCCATTTCTCCTACGGAGACTGAGCCACATACTCCAGAAATGCGACACCCTTCACGTGCATTTCTTGATCCAGATGAACCACAAAAGGATGCTTCTGCTCATTTCCATGCTATCAAAAGAAATGGTGGTTATACTGGTGAACCTGATTCTCCTTTGAACAAAACCGGTTTGAAACAGCTCAATGATCTCTACATCCCTGGAGAACAAGAAAATCTTCCAAAGTTTGCTAGAAGGGGGCTCAATTTTTTTGAGACGCAGGAGGAGAGTAATGAGCAAAACAGTGGAAGCAACAACACTTTGTCTGAGTCTGAATGCGTGACAAAAGCTGAGACAGAAATTTTGGCCTTGAAGAAAGCCATTGCCAAATTAGAAGATGAAAAGGAAGCTGGCTTGCTTCAGTATCAGCAGAGTTTGGAGAAAATGTCTAATCTCAAGTTAGAAGTGTCTACTGCACAAGAGAATTCTCGAAGACTCGATGAGCGAGCAAGTAAAGCTGAAGCTGAAGTTCAAGCCTTGAAGGAAGCCCAAATCAAATTACAGGCTGAAAGTGAAGCTAGTCTTCTTCAGTACCAGGAATGCTTGGAGAAAATATCTAATCtggagaaaaatatttcttctttGCAAAAGGAAGCAGGAGAACTTAATGAACGAGCTACTAAAGCTGAAACTGAGACTGAGTCCCTAAAGCAGGAACTTGCTAGAGTAGAAGCTGAAAAGGAAGCTACCCTTGTTCAATATAACCAGTGCTTGGAGACAATATCAAAACTGGAGGAGAGAATAAAAGAAGCTGAGGAGAATGCAAGAAGGATTAAGGAGCATGCCGATATAGCAGAAAAAGAAATCGAAGCTTTGGAATTACAAGTTACTAAACTTaatgaagaaaaggaagatGCTGCTCTCCATTATCAGCAATGCATGGAGATAATTTCCAGTTTGGAGTATAAGCTCTCTTGTGCTGAAGAGGAGGTGCATAGGCTAAATTCCAAGATAGTTGATGGGGTTGAAAAGTTACAGAGTTCAGAACAGAAATGTCTTCTCTTGGAGACATCAAATCACACTCTGCAGTCAGAATTACAATCTTTGGCACAAAAAGTGGGGTCTCAAAGTGAAGAACTTAATGAGAAGCAGCAGGAATTGGGTAGACTTTGGGGTTGCATACAAGAGGAGAGACTGCGATTCATTGAGGCTGAAACTGCTTTCCAAACTCTTCAGCAGTTGCATTCTCAGTCTCAGGAAGAGCTTAGATCTCTTGCTTCTGAACTTAACAGTAAAGTGGAAATACTGGGGAATGTGGAATCTCGTAAGCAGGCTTTAGAGGATGAAGTACACAGGGTGAGTGAGGAAAACAAAATTCTAAATGAGGTCAAAATTTCTTCATCTTTGTCTATAAAAAATTTGCAGGAtgagattttgaatttgaggGAGACAATAGAGAAAGTTGAACAGGAGGTGGAGCTTCGAATTGATGAAAGAAATGCTCTTCAGCAAGAAATTTACTGTCTTAAAGAGGAGCTTAATGATGTGAATAAAAAACATGAAGCCATGATAGAGGAAGTCCGGTCAACTGACTTAGACCCACAGTGCTTTGGATCATCTGTGAAAAAATTGCAAGATGAGAACTTAAAGCTGAAGGAAACATGTGAGGCTGACAAAGGAGAGAAAGAAGCTCTTTTGGTAAAATTGGAAACCATGGAGAAACTTCTGGAGAAAAATACTGTTTTAGAGAATTCCCTTTCAGACTTGAATGCTGAGCTGGATAGCGTCAGAGGAAAGGTAAATGTGTTGGAAGAAACATGCCAATCTCTACTAGTGGAGAAATCAAATCTTGCTGCTGAGAAGGCCACCTTGTTTTCTCAGTTACAATCCACAACTGAAAAGCTGGAGAAGCTCTCAGAAAAGAGCAACCTATTGGAAAATTCACTATTTGATGTGAATGCTGAACTTGAAGGGTTAAGGGTGAAGTCCAAGGTATTAGAAGACACATGTCGATCACTTGACCATGAGAAGTCCAGTATCTGTCAAGAGAAAGAAACCTTAGTTTCACAGTTGAACATAACTCATCAAACACTGAAAGATCTTGAGAAACTGCACAGTGAATTGGAATTGAAGCATTTGGAACTAAAAGGAGAAAGGGAGTCTGCACTTCAAAAGGTAGAAGAGCTACTAGTTTCCCTATATTCTGAGAGGGAAGAGAATTCCAGAgttttgaaattgaatgaagATGAATTGGCTGAGAAGGAATTACAAATTCTTATTCTACAAGAAGATGCAAATTGCAAGAAAAAGGAATATGAGGAGGAACTGGACAGAGCTATACATGCTCAACTTGAAATTTTCATCTTGCAGAAATGTATTGATGATTTGGAGAAAAAGAACCTCTCCCTTCTAGTTGAGTGTCAGAGACTTTTGGAGGCTTCCAAAATGTCGGACAAAATGATATCTAAATTGGAGACTGAAAATGTTCAAAAGCAGGTTGATGTGAATTCTCTGTctgagaaaattaaaatactaaggATTGGCTTGATTCAGGTGTTGAAGACTCTTGACAATAACAGTGGGCATTTCGGTGAGGATATGCTTGAAGAAGACCAAATGCTCCTGAACCACATATATGGAAAACTTCAGGAGAGGCAGAAATCTTTTGACACAATTTTCAATGGAAGCCAACAAATGGCCATTGAGAATTCAATTCTGATTACATTCCTAGAGCAGTTGAAACTAAAGGTGGAAAATCTTGTGACACAAAGAGACACCCTTGATGAGGAGTTCAATATCCAGTCTAAGCAGTTCTTGGCATTGCAAATAGAGGTCCAAAAGATATTGCAGAAGAATCAGGAGTTGGAGTTGACAATAagcaaaggagaagagagaaTGGAAGTAATGACAATTGAGACAGACAATCTACGAAAGCAGTTGTCAGACTTGGAAAAGAGTCACAACAATTTACAGGAGGATAGTTGCAAGATATTGGAAGAGAAGAAGTCCTTGACAAGAAGATTTCTAGATCTGGGTGAAGAGAAAAGTAACTTGGAAGAAGAAATATGCGTCATGATCCATGAGGCAATAGCTCAATCTAATCTTTCCCTGATTTACGAGAATATTATCTTTGAAAAACTCATGGAACTTAAAGAGCTAGGTGAAGATCTTGATAAACATTGTTCAGCAAATAATGACCTTGATGAGAGATTAAGAGTAATGATGTGCAAATTAGAAAATGCAGAAATGGAAAATTCACATCTTAAAGAGTCATTCGTAAAGTCAAATGTTGAACTACATTTAGTTGAATCTATCAATGGTCAATTGAGCTGTCAGATTAGGGATGAAAGGGAGATGTTGCATCTAAAGGAAAATGAACTTTTGGAAGCAGCTGAGATGTTTCATGTTTTACATACTGAGAAAACAGAATTGCAAAGAATGGTGGAAGATCTGAAGATTAAATATGATGAAGCTAGGGTGATGCTTGAAGAACAGGctaatcaaattttgaaattgtccTCAGACAAGGATCATCAAAATGAAGAGCTCCTATGCCTGTCTGAAGTGAATCAGAAGTTGGAGTCTGAAATGGGGTACCTACGTCAAGAGCTTGGAGAAACTAAACTGAGGGAAAAGAAGCTAGGTGATGAAGTACTTAAGGGAACAAATGAGATTGAACAATGGGAAACTCAGGCTTCAACACTCTTTGCTGAACTGCAGATTTCTGCTGTCAATGAAACATTATTTGAAGGAAAGGTCTGTGAACTAAATGAGATGTTTCGTGTTTTACATACTGAGAAAACAGAATTGCAAAGAATGGTGGAAGATCTGAAGACTAAATATGATGAAGCCAGGGTTATGCTTGAGGAAAAGGCTAGTCGAATTTTGAAATTGTCCTCAGACAAGGATCGTCAAAATGAAGAGCTCATATGCCTGTGTGAAGTGAATCAGAAGTTGGAGTCTGAAATCGGGTACCTACGTCGAGAGCTCGGAGATACTAAACTGAGGGAAAAGAAGCTAGGTGATGAAGTACTTAAGGGAACAAATGAGATTGAACAATGGGAAACTCAGGCTTCAACACTCTTTGCTGAACTGCAGATTTTTGCTGTCAATGAAACATTATTTGAAGGAAAGGTTTGTGAGCTAGCTGATGCATGTGAGAATCTTGAACGTAGAAACTACTCCAAAGACATGGAAAGTGAGCATCTGAAAGAAAGAGTTAGCGAGCtggaagttgaaaatggaagacTGTGTGAACAATTAATTGCTTATGTCCCTGCTGTCAGTGCTTTGAATGATTGTATAACATCTCTGGAGATGCAGACTCTTGCACATGAAAAGCCTCATGACCATGAAGAATCAAAG GTGAATAGTTTGGTGAATAATGAATGCACTGAAAATGGTCAACAAACAGATGAAGATCGGACTGTTGTGGCACCAGACGCACTCCCTTACTTCCAAGACATGCAGAGAAGGATCAATGCAATTGCAATGGCAGTTAAGCAATTAAATGAAAGTTTTAAATCTAAGCATGTAGAGAACATGCAAGCAAGCAAGCATGTTACTCAAGCAGATCAAGCAAGGCCAGATACCCCGGTTACCGAGATTGAAGTTCTGCCAAAAGACATCATGCTTGATCAAATATCTGAATGTTCATCATATGGGATAAGTAGGAGGAGAGAAATTCTTGAGGCTGATGATCAGATGCTTGAGTTGTGGGAGACAGCAGATAAGGATGCCGCAATTGGCAAGCAAGCTGAAAAGACACAGAAGATGGTTGCTGAAGCTGCTGGCAATCATCAAAGAGGAGCAACCATGGAACTCAGAAATAAATATCCTTCAACAGATTCCTTGGTGGAAAAGGAGTTGAGTGTGGACAAGTTAGAGGTCTCAAGAAGATTGACACTACCACGCGAAGAAGGGAACCAGAGCAAGATTTTGGAGAGACTTGATTCTGATGCACAGAAGTTGACAAACCTCCAAATCACCGTACAAGATTTGATGAAGAAGGTAGAGATTAATGAGAGGAGCACAAAGGGAAAAGGTGTTGAGTTTGATGAGGTGAAAGGGCAGCTTGAAGCAGCTCAGGAGAACATCACAAAGTTGTTTGACACCAACCGCAAGTTGATGATGAATATGGAAGAGGGTACCTTGTCTTCTGTTGGGAAGGATGCAGCAGAGTCGGGTGAAAGTGGAAGTGTCAGCAGAAGGAGAGTTTCAGAACAGGCACGTAGAGAATCAGAAAAAATAGGACAACTGCATTTGGAGGTGCAAAGACTGCAGTTTTTACTGCTGAAACTAGGTGAtggaaaagaaatcaaagagaaaacaaaaatgactgATCGAAGTCCACGAGTGCTTTTGCGAGATTATATCTATGGTGGGATGAGAACCAACaaccaaaagaagaagaaaaagctaCCCTTTTGTGCATGTGTGCGACCTCCCACCAAGGGAGATTGA